AAAACCTTTCTCCAAAACACAGAAATTGTATTTAACCCTACAAACCTCGCTACTTTTTTGGATGTTCCAGCTACTAGTGATATGTATGTTCCCTATACTTTCAAATCCTTAGATGCTTGCAAGAAAATCTTGGGAAATCCTAATCTTACAAAGCCTTTCAAAAACATTAACGCTTTATCTGTTGACTTCCGTATCTTGCATCTTATCATTTGCCAAGTCTTGCATCCTAGGAAGGGCAATTTTGCTCAACAATATCCCGAAGACTTGTGGTTCATGGAAACGTTTATCGATAATAAGCCAATAAATCTTCCGTCCATTATATGCAACAAAATGGTAAATTCCTGTGCTCATCGTAAGCAATCACTTCCATACGGTTGCTTGCTTTCAGCGTTTATAAAATCCAAATTTCCTAACATTCAATCCTCATCCATTCTCCTTGTATCAAAACTCACTATTTTTAACCATACATCGCTTACCAAAATGGGATATCGATATGATGATGTAAATCAAAGATACACCAACATGATACATCGTCACCAAAGATTTAGTTTTGAGATGGATGCCcaagatgaggaagaaaatgaggaagaagataaggaagaaaaagatgaagatgcACCAGTTGCCTCTAATGCTAGACCATCGACTCAAGTCACACCTGATATGCTAGCATCACTTCAGTCCACTATAGCTAAAGGTTTTGCATCCATGACTCAGAGATTCGATGACGTTTTGGCCATTCAAGCTTCTTTTGGGACTCAACTGCAATCCTTAAACGACAAGGTCAACGACAATCATCGCCAAACCAAAGAATACCTTGACAGTCTTAGGGATCAGATAGGAAATTTAGAAGAGCTGGTAGTTAGCCATCCGAGGAATAGTTCTCCTCATTCGCCGTCCCTCTAggttttaaatgtttttacattaatgtatttctattttagatattttggcaTGTATTACCTGCTGGATGTTTTGGTATTGAATTTCCATGATTTAGATGTTTTTAACTTACCTACCATATTTTTTGCTTAtgataaaaagggggagaaaaatagaaaaatgtatgaaaatgtaTGATGCATGCATTGTATGCCTAGTaaaaatttgtatcaaaaatgATTTCATGTCCAAGTTAACAATTGGCATCCTATTTTGAAACACTAACTTTTGGTATCAGGAAAACTTTTGTGTTATGTAGtttcaaacaaatacaaaagaGAATGTGCCACTTTAAAGGTTTGTATTTCTATCTTTGATATAAGTTTATGGGGGAGTTATGTGcatattgatttttcaaaaggttttcatcatttccaaaaaaatagggagagaattgttgtatcatattttttggtatatgagaaaatgtgtgtGATGCAAACCTATCCTTGTGaaaatcatatttcgaaataagctttcatatttcgaaaACATGCATGAATATTTTTGGCGCGAAttcttaaatgataaaaataaaataaaataaaatccaaacTCATGcaagatgtttcgaaaccaaggttttatgtttcgaaacactaTTTTGTTATGTTTCTATACATATTCGAAATGCTCTTTgatatgtttgaataaattcaattttttatgcatcatgtttcgaaacaaagtttccatgtttcgaaacttcaaCCTGCCATGTTTctaaacatgtttcaaaatgtaTATTGATAAGGTCTCAAGTTTTGCTAAATCTATATGTTGTATTTCAAAACCTATTTGAAAACTAAGCTTATGTTTCGAgacctatatagtatgtttcgaaaccattGTCAGCAATGTATCCTTGTTTAACATGTTTTAAAACATGTTTctaaagtatgttttgaaaccttcttttcatatttcgaaacatctgactctgtcagaagaattttaaaaaaattctgtcatgcttttgcactttatttcaaaagctatttttaaaagcctatttttgaaattatccCCATACCGTGatgatttaatttcaaatatgctttaagtggagaataaaaccaaatcattttatttttaaagagatATTTTCCACTTATTTTGTCTCTTGATGCATATTCAGCTGTAAaggttgtatgtttcgaaacctctgtgtaaaaatgtgttgttCCGAAATCTaataagtatgtttcgaaacctacttcttttatcttgtctctaacgattataattagccaaaagtctatctttttgttatatatatatatatcagctctTTGAAGATAAGAAAACCCTCTCTCACAAGCATACACAAGTTTACAcatctacaagagatttttgccacaagcacaagCGAACAAAGCTCTTCTAACGAACTCTCAAGGAAgatcctttcaatcattccttggtgtgcattgtgATGCAAAATGGAGAAGCAAACTAAAACCAAAGCTTCCATTCAttcaagctctcctcactccataccaataggtttgttataactatttggtaaggtgtttttaattacattcaaattgttgggttataaaagataagtgttatttatcttgttgtaaggtttgagttgagcccataaaaactcattatgtaaggttttggggtgaaccgtagtaaaacccttggtgtcatTAAtcgctagtgaaagtgattgtggtttgcaaatccttcaagtgagTAAAAGTTTGAAGGTAATGGAGTAGGCAAGTTGtagaaccactataaatcttatatgtacTTAACATTCCTACTTGTTGTTATCCTTATTCATgttttttaaaagaatcatttttgaaaatctaaaggagtTTCAAAATTCGTAAATCAGTgagtaaggtttcgaaacatacttattaggtttcgaaacaacacatttttacacagagattttgaaacatacataacatgtttcgaaacatacagtcTTTACAGCTaaatatgcaccaagagacaaaatgagtgaaaaacatctctttaaaaacaaaatgatttggttttattctccacttaaagcatatttgaaattaaatcatCAGGGTATGGggataatttcaaaaataggcttttaaaaatagcttttgaaataaGGTGCAAAAGtatgacaaatttttttttaaattcttctgACAGAGTcagatattttgaaatatgaaaagaaggtttcgaaacatacttcaaaaacatgTTGAACAAGGATACACTACTGacagaggtttcaaaacatactatataggtttcgaaacataagtttagttttcaaataggtttcgaaatacaacatatagatttagaaaaacttgagacCTTATCAATatacatttcgaaacatgtttagaaacatggcagactgatgtttcgaaacatggaaattttgtttcaaaacatgatgcataaaaaattaaatttattcaaacatatcAAAGAGCATTTCGAATATGTATAGAAACATAACAAAacagtgtttcgaaacataaaactttggtttcgaaacatcttgCATGagtttggattttatttttattttatttttatcatttaagcaTTCGCGCCAAAAATATTCATGCAtgtttttgaaatatgaaatcttactttgaaatataattttcacAAGGATAAGTTTGCATCACAcatattttctcatataccaaaaaatatgatacaacaatatATCGGTATATGACCGATATATGTTACCGATAATTGTATCAGTATTCATACATAGGTTTTCTATGTCGGTTGCAAGCATTTATATATAACCGATAGGTAGTTATGACATTTTGTTTAAATCCTTGCAGCACATGAACGCCTACGTGTACATgcttgacaaaaaaataaaggaatcaGAGGCATACAAGAAGGAGTTAACAATGGTTGATACAACATTTTCCGTAAGTTATAcaacaaacaatatatataaaaaattgtctATAGAATTTActgtttattttggaaattaatcctttatcattttgacctcACACAGCAAACCTTGAAAAGTGATTGGGAACTTTATAAGGCAGACAAATAGAAGACGTGGGATGATCACGACATCCCTGTGGTACTTTTTTGGGCAGAGACAGGTTACTCCAATCCATTTTTGAATGCGAATAACCTGCTCTGCCCTGCAAACATCGATAATAATCACTGGGTTCTGGTTAGGGTTAATGTGGGCTCTCAACGTGTTCATGTTTACTCCTCTACCAAACCCGTTGGATATGAAAATAAGTTTCAATATATGGTAGAGATGATACCAAAACTTCTAACAAAATGTGGATACTTTGATTTTAAACTTGGATTTATTGTAAAGGATAAATGGGAATTAAAGGTTGAGGACGCTCCGCAGCAAACTGGTAagtaacatttattttattcttattagtTGGAgttgttttcattgtgatgcctattaatttttgtatcttGCTTACAATTGGAAGGGGTGGTGATTGTGGGATTTTTGTTCTAAAATGGATGGAATTAATGGCCCACAAAAAACCAATTGTAGAAATGACCCAGTCAAAAGTTTCACAATTTAGAACTTGAATGGCTTGGGAGCTTTATGGGTTTGCAGTATTAGATACAAAGGATTTTGAAGCCAAGATTGCAGACAAATCCAAGAAGAGAAACACAAAttgaaggattttttttttttgtagttctttgtaaatttacattATTTGCACAGTTGTAATTCTTCGTACATATTGTGTACACGTAGGCAGAATAGTTGCAATGATTGTTGTCATTCTTTGTACATAGTTGTAATATAACTGTaaatttacattattataataaacatttaaatttaccATCATTTATACATGcatttatattattgtaatatGATTGGAGCATTTATTAGTATTACATGCACTAATATCAGTCATGAAACTGAAGTAGGTATTAAACATCTAACCGATATCAGTATAACATATCGACCATAAACTAACTCAAATTACCGATATCCTTGCATTGGTTTTCATCGGTTTACTTACATCGATTATATGACCGATGTATATCCATCGATATATTAATACAAAGATTCTTCGAGTGCAAAATATAAGCCGATGACCGATGCAAAATAACCGATATCATTTGCATTCGTTGTCATAAGTTTACATACATCGGTTATGTGACCGATATATCTGTACCGATATACTGATAAAAAGAAACTTCGGATTAAAAATACCTGCCGATGATTGATTCAACCTAACCGATATCATCTTCATTAAATTTACATTCATTTATACATGCATTTAGATTATTGTAATATGATTGAAGCATGTATCAGTATTACATGCAATGATATCGGTCATGAAATCGAAGTATTTAATAAACACCTATTTGATATCGGTATAACATATCGACCGTATACTGACGTAAATTATCGATATCCTTTGCATTCGCTTTCATCGGTTTACATATGTCGGTATATGACCGATATGTATGTACCGATATCCTCTGCATTTGTTGTCATCGATTTACATACATCAGTTATGCCACCAATAAATATACATCGATATCCTATTACATAGATACATCAGTTACATAATTCGCTTTCATCTATTTATAACTGTTTACATAACCGATATtggttttttaattataaaataaacttaTGTTCATTGTTAGATCGGGTTCTTAAAATCGGTTGTGTTAGGACATGGATGTGTCGGTTAATATATATTggatattattaatattgattCCATATACATTGTTGTTACCATCGGTTTACATACATAGTGATGATAACTGATATGTCCGAACCGACATCGATCCCCAAACCGATGTGTCAGACATGATCCACTCTTGCACCTTTCCTGCTgccttactttttttttatccaaaattattgaatttgagCAAGTTTGGCGATTGTGGCCAATTTGACTACAACGACCATATTTTACCCTCCTCTTTTCTTCACTAGCTGAAGGAATTCGGCATGTCTTGTGTCTTCCACATTTGTGTCTAGTTGTCGAATGTAGTAAATTAACAGATGCACTTTCATCCAACACGATCCAATCGGCTTGACTGCCCACCGGCATAATCGGATCGACATAGGCACACAGTAGAGCCTCTGTTTGGTAGTATGCAGACAACAAAGTGTATGGGTCAATATTGCATGAACGTGCTACAGCCAGGGCATGTCCATATGGCAATttgcattcaatgatttgatgaatgaatttgaaaatatcagTATGAAAAACAATgtcttaaagaagaaattaaaatctttagatAAAGAATTGAgcttattgaaagaagaaaaagattcttggaataatgagaagaaaatgttgaaagctcaaaatgaagaactttgagagaaaaataaatgtttaaaattatctcttgaaaaaaccaacaaagagaaagaagaattgaaaaatgctcttgagattcaaagaaaagattttcatagaagaagaaaaaggcaaggtggctttgtgaaaagaaaacaaaattttacctCACATTCTAAAATCACTTGTCATTATTGTGGTCAATATGAGCATTCTGTAAACAAATGCTTTATAAGAAACCATCCTAtaagatataaacaaatatgggttccaaaagaaattttcaaTGCTAACTATGGTGACCCCAAAGAGGGTTGGGCACCAAAATCTTGTGGATGAGTTATTTTTTGTAGGTTTGCTTGACATCTAAATGAAGCTCAAAGTGAAATGTTTatggatgaatcaagcatgaaggaaaTGGGGTTGAAGGAGAAAATTAACCCCTAAAGATGCTCATTTTTTTTTGccaaccaagagtaagagaGATTGTTAAACTcaatcttggtggtatatttTCTATCTCTAAACTCTTCACGATTATGATGTTTTTGATTCATACATTACCTTTATGATTTTACTTAAGAATTTATATCCAAAATTCCAATCATGTtagtttcaaaaaattaagggggagcctCCGTGTGTTTCAAAAAAGGGGAGTattaatctttttgattttgacaaaaagggggagataaaatgaattaattgattttcatatttgtttttgtcatcatcaaaaatgcGGAGATTGATAGTTTACTtttggtaataaaatagttttgataatgactacatgaaaatcaatctctaaatctttatgagtaaataTTTAAGGATAAGTTTGTgaaaaacaatctttaaatctccttgaagcaaagttatgaaaatttatataggagaaatgttaaagtgtggttgagtgtggtttgtttcaaaatatatttttgataatctcaacttgctttcaaaagcatcaaaatgaggatttgttatgttttcaatattttcaaatggatagttgactatgtggtttaatgctgttgactatgcctaaaaatagtcgactatgttataaggatagtcgactatgcataaggatagtcgaccatgttggtttgatctgtcgattATTTAAGgcttttgtcgactatttttcactttgtcgactatcatgtaaagATAATCGACTATggattttcttctgtcgactatatttgtacatgattttcaaaatcttcttcatatttttatatctatcgactatgtgtaTGTGTCTATCAACTATGGgtaatttgtgttagaagatagtcgactatgctttcttgtctgtcgactatgtcttgttttacttgaaaatatagtcaactatgcatttccttctatcgactatatcttttgcagaaagcttccaccggctagtttttcaatctctaacgGTCATAAAATGGCTAGTTTTGGGCAAAgattttgggaagcctataaatacaactcaaggatgatcaagggcaggctaatggatggaaaaaaattatttgagcttacatcatatacacatttgtatttatattgactgtgctttaattttctctcttcaaggctttgattttaacttgtattatttcattcaaaccttgtatcatttttgagagatattgtaactaagagattcatctcttagattctctccaattgtacatttcttgtatttcctaacttgtgtagctagaaggcctacttggtttaagtagaaggttgtatttcctaacttgtgtagctagagagcctacttgtgtaagtaggaggtttaagtgaattggtttaaaatccttagtaagagctaaggtagtggattaggcttggtttaagccaaaccactataaattttttgtatCATTTATCCTTCTTgcttttacattcattgagctttatatttgtcatttcatatgtttaatgttttaaatcactaaaacctcaattgggtcaaaaaggatttcaagtttctatcaattttttttaatatccaattcacccctctcttggtgtgtgccatagcaccttcCTGTCTAACATCTTCCACATTTGTGTTTAGTTGCCGAATGTAGTAAATTAATATATGCACTTTCATCCGACACAATCCAATCGGCTTGACTGCCCACCAGCATAATCGGATCGGCATAGGCACACAGTAGAGCCTCTGTTTGGTAGTATACAGACGACAAAGTGTATGGGTCAATATTGCATGAAGGTGCTGCAGCCAGGGCATGTCCACATGGCAAGTTGTCAAAATCAAACACCCGATATGTGCAAGTTTTCGCCTTTAAATCTACTATGCCACTAGAGTTACCATCTTTGACATTGAATATGTACATATTAATCGGTTCTGGCTGCCAATATTGGGATAATGACAATCTTTTGGCTATTTCTCCTTCAGCCCAAGAGGTGAGATGTCCACCCATCTTACTAGCATGACATCGTCTCTCATAAAACCATTGTTAAAGCATATTCCTAATATACTCCATCAAACATTGAATCGGCAATTTACGTGCATCTGTCAAAGCTGCATTGAGGCATTCTGCAATGTTTGTCATCATTATATCAAACTGTTTCCCATCCAAATAGGCACGTGCCGAACTACTGAAGTCGGCCTCTCTAAGATAGGTCCCGACAGCTGGATCATATCACTCGAGCTCATTAAACAATTCACGGAATTCTGATTCTCGATAAGCCTTCACTGCCTTATAGAACAAAGCATGCACATTTTCATGCTTGAATTTAGCCTTTACGTTCTGGCTACTATGATATATACAATGTATGTGTAGTGCATTAGGGAAAACCGTCAGTACCGCCTTACTGATGCTTTTATGCTTGTCAGATACAAATACCAAATCAGGTATCTCATGGCCAATTGCTAATTGCAATTTAGTGAAGAACCATTCCCATGAGGCATCATTCTTGGAATCTTCTACTCCCCATGTTATAGGATATACATTGTTGTTACTGTCTTTGCATGTGGCAACaaacaaactatcaaaataTTTACCCTTGAGAAAGCAAACATCAACTGCAATTACGGGCCACATTTGGCTATGAAATCCGGCAAAGCATGCACTAATTGCCATAAATAGGTACTTGAATCTGCTCTCACTGTCACTCTCGAATTCAGCAATCGTCCCAGGGTTTTTCAACTTCAACATGTACAGATAAGATGGTAGCAACTGGAATGATTCCTCTGTACCTCCCCGGATCATGTCCAAAGCCTTTTCCTGCGATTGCCATGTCTTTGAATAACTTATGTTGACCCCAAATTCCTTGCGAACATCATTGATAATATTCTTAGGCTTATGAATACACTTCACATCCTTGTAATAGGGTTTACATGAGAACCAATTACTCTGTTCTTTGCTTGGTAATGACCAGACCGCATTATTGAAGATGAACATAAATgagtatttacatattttttgaCTACCCAACCAAAAGAAGTGTCAAGCGTTATTGCCCTCAACTGCCATCGACACTGGTCATGCTTACACTTCATGTACAATACCTTCGTAGTTGACTTTACCACCTTATATTCATAATTCTTTCTCAATGCCAACAAACTCATCCTTTGATGCAATTCAAATTTTAACGCAAAAATTTGGTTTAACTCAACTTCTGACACTTCAGACGATGTTCCCGAACTAACCCTTGATAATCTCGAGGATGGGAGAAAAGTAGGCTGCTCAGCGCCATCACTAACTTCTATATCGATATGGACcaatttttcaatatcaatCTCATGGAAAACTTTTACTTCTTCAGACCCTGCTCTTGTATCATCATAATTAAAAAGATCTTCAACACCATGCCCAGCATCATCACAATTGACTTCTTCAAACCCATTCCCATCCACATGATCATCACAATTAACATCGTCGTGCAAACCAGCCATAATCATGTTCTTCCTTGTGGCCTTATTGTTCGACCATATTGGACTATCGCTGCCCAGCCGTATCACCGACAAATTACTGCATCCTTGATTCTCTGCAACCTCTTCATTCGACTGTGTATTCGATTTTAATTTGTCCACAAAATCAACACACAATGAGCTTCTGGATTCTATCCAATAGCATTCCACTATAAAAGCACTCAACATCCATATCACTTTGAATCTCTATTGGAGGTGCAGATATATCTAACATCCTAAACTTGTATTTCAGCACAACCGACTTCTTAGCATGATTAAAATTGAACCTTCTATATATGGAACTTACCAATTGATCAAATGTGCAATCTGGCTCCACACGTATTACACAACAATATTTATCGGTCACGTACTTATATTCGCATCTATCAACATTATATTCCCACAGACCTCCATATATTACAGGTATAAATATAGGTCTATGAGCTTCCATTCCTgtaaattagaaacaaaaaagcATTGGTTGGATGTAAGTAAAAAAAGTTATCAGTTATATAATGTTATATCGGTTTCATAATATCGGTTGCGTAAGGATATGTCGATTAATATATATCGATTTACGTAAAAGTAAAACCGATATGATATACTGATATATCATTTGTTATATGATGTTGATACACACGTATCCTTTTATATCATTTCACAACcgatatatgatataaaatattgtgGGGATGCTTCTTTTTTTGAACCTATATCGGTTGAAATACATCGATATCTAACCGAATTACAACCTATACAGTTATACCAATATAGTAGTTGTTAAAGGATGTATATCGGTTACTATATATCggtttacattaaattaaaaccgATACAATTATACCGATATATGATATCGGTACATAAAGCATTTTTGGGTACCGATATATAAACCGAAccgatataaaatatttttgggtatgGTTCTAGTTTGAACTTATATCGattgacatatatatatccaaccGGTACATCAACCAATAGATGTTCAAATTTGTGAAATGCATAGCCTTCACTCAATCGAGCTTTAGAATGCAGAACCAGAGTGAGGATCATTTGCATACCCATTACGTACTCATTAAAAAGATCACATCGAAAATGGTCAAAGACTCTGAAATTACCTGCAATGGCTTTGAAGGCGATGACCGACGAAGAAGTTACAACCCTAGATGCTCAGAATAGATGACGAAGAGGACAAGCGAGAGAGATGACGAAGAggacgagcaagagagatgtTCTGGTTGGCGGGCGATTGGGGATGTGCGtgcgagaggaagaagacgaatGGATCCTAAGACCAATTTAAAGTGAGGGCATTTTAGTCCATTCAATtcttaaaagtttaaattttacaaaaaaaatatttaatattcctatttttgcaaagttcGTTGCTGgcagtcctatttttgcaaatttccctgGGAGCTTCTTCCAGCGTCACCTGAGGCGAAGCGATACAAAGGTGAGTTGCCGGTGGCCGTCTCACCAAATTCTCTGCCGCCAAACAGCATCCGGCGGTGCTCTTCTCTCTGCATATCAACAGAATCCAAGCTCCTCACAGTGATCACTACTGAGAAGAGAACGGCGCTACAGAAAGGTGAAGATGAACCCTTCAAATCAACCCCCTGAACATCCCTCTTCTTTGCCTCCTTACGTTCACAACACCTTCCAATTCGCCACCTACTCTTCCTCTAACCATAACCCTAACCTTAACCTCAATTGGGTCTCCGGCCCTGACCTCCATTCGATCTTAACCCCTAATTTGGGTGCAAGTCCAATTCCTCACCCTCATTTGGATCACCTTGTCGCACTAAATGTGCCCAGAAGGCCAAGACAAGGTAGACGCCGCACTACGACGGCGGATTCATCACATCAGAACCAGGTATTTCGCGTTCCGTTCTTTTCAAACAGTGCAATTAACGCTTGCAGTGGGCAATCGTCCATGGCTTCTTCTTCGTCAGTTCCGTCTGCAAACCCCAGTGTGGAAGTTTCTAGTTCTTTAAATGCTAGCTATGCAAACCCTAATTTGTTGACCCAAGCTATGCCTGATGTTTCTGATGAGATCATTGTGATCAACAAAGACGCGACTTCTGAGGCTTTAACTGCACTTACGGCTGGGTTTCCAGCCGATCATCTGACTGACGAGGAAATAGATGCTGGGGTTGTTTCTGTTGTTGGTGGAATTGAACAGGTTAATTACATTCTTATTCGGAACCACATTATTACCAGGTGGCGTGAGAATGTATCGGCTTGGATCACGAAGGAGATGTTTGTTGATATCATACCTAAACATTGTAGCAGACTATTGGATTCGGCTTATAATTACTTGGTTTCACATGGCTATATTAACTTTGGTGTTGCTCCTGCAATCAAGGAGAAGATTCCATCAGAACCAAGCAAGCCACATGTTATCATTATTGGGGCAGGGTTGGCAGGTTTGGCTGCTGCAAGGCAACTAATGAGGCTTGGGTTTAAAGTAACTATTTTGGAGGGGAGGAAGCGAGCAGGGGGGCGGGTttatacaaagaaaatggaGGGAGGCAATAAGACTGCTGCTGCAGAATTAGGCGGGAGTGTTTTGACGGGTACATCTGGAAACCCTCTTGGGATTATTGCCCGGCAATTGTCATATTCTCTTCATAAGGTGAGAGATAAATGCCCGCTTTACAGTTTGGATGGAAAACCAGTGGACCCAGATATGGATTCAAAGGTGGAAACTTCTTTTAACCGTCTTTTGGACAAGGCAACTCGGCTTAGACAGTTAATGGGAGAGGTTTCACAGGATGTTTCTCTTGGGGCAGCATTGGAGACTTTTAGGCAGGTTTATGGGGATGCTGTAAACCAAGAGGAGTTGAACTTATTCAATTGGCACCTAGCAAATTTGGAGTATGCCAATGCAGGTCTACTTTCTAAGCTTTCACTTGCATTCTGGGACCAAGATGACCCTTATGATATGGGAGGGGATCACTGCTTCCTGCCTGGAGGAAATGGGAGGCTAGTTCAGGCCTTGACTGAGAACATGCCAATCCTTTATGAGAAAACTGTACATACCATCCGTTATACCAGTGAGGGGGTTCAAGTTGTTACTGGCAGCCAGGTCTTTGAGGGTGATATGGTTCTTTGCACTGTTCCATTAGGAGTTCTGAAGAGTGGGTCTATCAAGTTCATTCCAGAGTTGCCTCAGAGGAAGCTCGATGGAATAAAGAGGTTAGGATTTGGTTTGCTAAACAAGGTCGCAATGCTTTTTCCTCATGTCTTTTGGGAGACTGATCTTGATACTTTTGGCCATCTAACCGATGATCCAAGCCGTAGGGGAGAGTTCTTTCTGTT
The sequence above is a segment of the Diospyros lotus cultivar Yz01 chromosome 7, ASM1463336v1, whole genome shotgun sequence genome. Coding sequences within it:
- the LOC127806490 gene encoding protein FLOWERING LOCUS D, producing the protein MNPSNQPPEHPSSLPPYVHNTFQFATYSSSNHNPNLNLNWVSGPDLHSILTPNLGASPIPHPHLDHLVALNVPRRPRQGRRRTTTADSSHQNQVFRVPFFSNSAINACSGQSSMASSSSVPSANPSVEVSSSLNASYANPNLLTQAMPDVSDEIIVINKDATSEALTALTAGFPADHLTDEEIDAGVVSVVGGIEQVNYILIRNHIITRWRENVSAWITKEMFVDIIPKHCSRLLDSAYNYLVSHGYINFGVAPAIKEKIPSEPSKPHVIIIGAGLAGLAAARQLMRLGFKVTILEGRKRAGGRVYTKKMEGGNKTAAAELGGSVLTGTSGNPLGIIARQLSYSLHKVRDKCPLYSLDGKPVDPDMDSKVETSFNRLLDKATRLRQLMGEVSQDVSLGAALETFRQVYGDAVNQEELNLFNWHLANLEYANAGLLSKLSLAFWDQDDPYDMGGDHCFLPGGNGRLVQALTENMPILYEKTVHTIRYTSEGVQVVTGSQVFEGDMVLCTVPLGVLKSGSIKFIPELPQRKLDGIKRLGFGLLNKVAMLFPHVFWETDLDTFGHLTDDPSRRGEFFLFYSYATVAGGPLLIALVAGEAAHKFETMPPTDAVTRVLQILKGIYEPQGTTVPEPIQTVCTRWGSDPFSLGSYSNVAVGASGDDYDILAENVGDGRVFFAGEATTRRYPATMHGAFLSGLREAASMAQYASVRALKKKIERSPSKNAHSCASLLADLFREPDMEFGSFSVIFGREDPDPKSMAVLRVTFNGPRKRNQEGSKPDQQHSNKLLFQQLQSHFNQQQEFHIYTLLSRQQALDLREVRGGDEMRLHYLSENLGVKLIGRKGLGPNADSVIASIKAERGNHKSALDGLTLKSGMVKPNAAPFRRKLVRKAKVIRKDWSTPNLGGRANAGGSGVISLSPTSQNAEIVQAKVIHDDNRPAMNLGGGAKALSNEIPSLSPPSQNVEANVEGNGNVSSQPSTSNVGARIVGVSSISAPSVNMHVGGVHSSLPPHSSIITNSQMPEQNFDNAQ